Proteins encoded by one window of Clostridium perfringens:
- a CDS encoding 5'-nucleotidase, lipoprotein e(P4) family, with translation MRNSKITAIVLSAIIGIGVGTGGTLVYENNQEAKQISKLEQTTKANAVEEIVKGNVLATLWQQNSGEVKALRYEAYNSGKRYVDELVKEPTAKPYAVTLDIDETIIDNSPHAGYEIKHNELFSKENFGEWVQMADAAAIDGAKDFTDYAKSKGFEVFYVSNRSEEKELDATIKNMQKLGFVNSDKDHILLKTDTSSKDARWDKIKENYNLAIYCGDNLGDFPDGYDNKSNEQRREIVDKEAQFFGTKYIVLPNPTYGDFENAVYGYDFKKSPEQKLEDRLNSIKSFK, from the coding sequence ATGAGAAACTCAAAAATTACAGCAATTGTATTATCAGCAATAATAGGTATTGGTGTTGGAACTGGAGGTACTTTAGTTTATGAAAACAACCAAGAAGCAAAACAAATCTCTAAGTTAGAACAAACAACAAAGGCTAATGCAGTTGAAGAGATTGTTAAAGGAAATGTTTTAGCAACTTTATGGCAACAAAATTCTGGAGAAGTAAAGGCTTTAAGATATGAAGCATACAACTCTGGAAAGAGATATGTTGATGAATTGGTGAAAGAACCTACTGCTAAACCCTATGCAGTTACCTTAGATATTGATGAAACAATAATAGATAATTCACCTCATGCAGGGTATGAAATAAAGCATAATGAATTATTCTCAAAGGAAAACTTTGGTGAGTGGGTACAAATGGCTGATGCAGCTGCAATAGATGGAGCTAAAGACTTTACTGATTATGCTAAAAGTAAAGGATTTGAAGTTTTCTACGTTTCAAATAGAAGTGAAGAAAAGGAACTTGATGCAACTATAAAAAACATGCAAAAATTAGGTTTTGTAAATTCAGATAAGGATCATATACTTTTAAAAACAGATACAAGTAGTAAAGATGCTAGATGGGATAAGATAAAAGAGAATTATAATCTTGCAATTTATTGTGGAGATAACTTAGGTGACTTCCCTGATGGATATGATAATAAGTCTAATGAACAAAGAAGAGAAATAGTAGATAAAGAAGCTCAATTCTTTGGAACAAAATACATAGTGCTTCCAAATCCAACTTATGGTGATTTTGAAAATGCCGTTTATGGATATGACTTCAAAAAATCTCCAGAACAAAAACTTGAAGATAGATTAAATAGTATAAAATCATTTAAATAA
- a CDS encoding energy-coupling factor ABC transporter substrate-binding protein, with the protein MKNKRVLTNVILLLLVVFITIIPFFVAKNGEFGGSDDQAEEAITQIDENYEPWFSPLFEPASGEIESLLFALQAAIGAGVIGFGLGYLKGKKKVNDEVNDKHR; encoded by the coding sequence ATGAAAAATAAAAGAGTGTTAACTAATGTGATATTACTATTATTAGTTGTATTTATTACAATAATACCTTTCTTTGTAGCTAAAAATGGAGAGTTTGGTGGATCTGATGATCAAGCAGAAGAAGCAATAACACAAATTGATGAAAACTATGAACCATGGTTCTCACCATTATTTGAACCAGCTAGTGGAGAAATAGAAAGTTTATTATTTGCTCTTCAAGCTGCAATAGGTGCAGGGGTAATTGGCTTTGGATTAGGATATCTAAAAGGCAAAAAGAAAGTGAACGACGAAGTAAATGATAAACATAGATAA
- the cbiQ gene encoding cobalt ECF transporter T component CbiQ, which translates to MINIDKYAYASKLKNINPSEKMFFALITLCVCLWANNFIVSMLIISIMTFLITKVGRTKIRVFIKLMMVPIAFLIIGILTIVVSYSLKQDTFLVSFKLFNGWIGVSKSGIIQGLNMFLKVMGSLSCLYFISLTTPMIDVISVLAKLKVPSFLIELISLVYRFIFIILETSEMMFISQNSRLGYRDIKTSYKSLGALASTLFIRSFKRANDLYTALEARGYNGELKVLEEQVQKRNYIYIITIIINLIFIGIAIFIK; encoded by the coding sequence ATGATAAACATAGATAAATATGCTTATGCATCTAAGTTAAAAAATATTAATCCATCGGAAAAGATGTTTTTTGCCTTAATTACTTTGTGCGTTTGTCTTTGGGCAAATAATTTTATTGTTTCTATGCTTATAATAAGTATTATGACTTTTTTAATAACAAAAGTAGGAAGAACAAAAATAAGAGTTTTTATAAAGTTAATGATGGTACCAATAGCTTTTTTAATAATTGGTATCCTAACAATTGTTGTTAGTTATTCATTAAAACAGGATACATTTTTAGTATCGTTTAAACTTTTTAATGGATGGATTGGAGTTTCAAAAAGTGGAATTATTCAAGGACTTAATATGTTCCTTAAGGTAATGGGATCTTTAAGTTGCTTATATTTTATATCCTTAACCACTCCAATGATAGATGTAATATCAGTTTTAGCTAAGCTTAAAGTACCAAGTTTTTTAATTGAGTTAATAAGCTTAGTGTACAGATTTATATTTATAATTTTAGAAACTTCAGAAATGATGTTTATATCGCAAAATTCAAGACTTGGATATAGAGATATAAAAACATCATATAAATCCTTAGGTGCTCTTGCATCAACACTATTTATACGTTCATTTAAGAGAGCTAATGATTTATATACTGCATTAGAAGCCAGAGGATATAATGGAGAACTTAAAGTTCTAGAAGAACAGGTTCAAAAAAGAAATTACATTTACATTATAACTATAATAATTAATCTTATTTTTATAGGAATAGCTATATTTATTAAGTAG
- a CDS encoding murein hydrolase activator EnvC family protein, translating to MNKLKIVSLFMSSFLMISAFSAPLITKANPEVNKLQEEKKQITEEKEIKKGKLDEIKDSIDAKQAELNSAQAKVTEYEEKIKTLNNEISSTDSEISKVEKSIEENTTEIEKAKKEQELKKEILGERLRNVYKSNLNDKFLYMILESKNFGELFSNIANIRTLVKTDNKLIEEIEALKNELEVRQTELETSKSTLASKKAELLDKEKSLNEVKAEHENTLNTYKSQLNELEELEAEKNAELKELADREDEIEKEIQSYFTKTPSTASPTSNSSSGFIRPVASSTITSSYGPRVHPVTGQYKVHTGVDFAASTGTPFVAAKDGVVTAAEYHPAYGNMVIIDHGGGFSTLYAHASQLKVSVGQKVKQGQVVSLVGSTGYSTGPHAHFEIRINGQHVNPMDYI from the coding sequence ATGAACAAACTTAAAATTGTATCTTTGTTTATGAGTAGCTTTTTAATGATTAGTGCTTTTTCAGCACCATTAATAACTAAAGCAAATCCCGAAGTTAATAAATTACAAGAGGAGAAAAAACAAATTACAGAAGAAAAAGAAATTAAAAAGGGAAAGCTCGATGAAATTAAAGATAGCATTGACGCTAAACAAGCTGAGCTTAATTCAGCTCAAGCAAAGGTTACTGAATATGAAGAGAAGATAAAAACTTTAAATAATGAAATTTCTTCAACTGATTCAGAAATAAGTAAAGTAGAAAAATCAATTGAAGAAAATACTACTGAAATTGAAAAAGCTAAAAAAGAACAAGAGTTAAAGAAAGAAATATTAGGTGAAAGACTTAGAAACGTATATAAATCTAACTTAAACGATAAGTTTTTATATATGATTCTTGAGTCTAAAAACTTTGGAGAATTATTCTCTAATATAGCAAACATAAGAACTCTTGTTAAAACAGATAATAAGCTTATTGAAGAGATTGAAGCTTTAAAAAATGAACTTGAAGTTAGACAAACTGAACTTGAAACTTCTAAATCTACATTAGCTAGCAAAAAAGCCGAACTTCTTGATAAAGAAAAAAGTCTTAATGAAGTTAAGGCTGAACATGAAAATACATTAAATACTTATAAATCTCAATTAAACGAATTAGAGGAATTAGAAGCTGAAAAGAATGCTGAACTTAAAGAATTAGCAGATAGGGAAGATGAAATTGAAAAGGAAATTCAATCATATTTTACTAAAACTCCAAGCACAGCATCTCCAACTAGTAATTCATCAAGTGGATTTATAAGACCAGTTGCTTCTTCTACCATAACTAGTTCATATGGTCCAAGAGTTCACCCTGTAACTGGTCAGTATAAAGTTCATACAGGTGTAGACTTTGCAGCTTCAACAGGAACTCCATTTGTAGCTGCTAAAGATGGGGTTGTAACCGCTGCTGAATATCATCCTGCTTACGGAAATATGGTTATAATAGATCACGGTGGTGGATTCAGTACTCTATATGCTCACGCATCTCAATTAAAAGTTTCTGTAGGTCAAAAAGTAAAACAAGGACAAGTAGTTTCTTTAGTTGGTTCTACAGGATATAGTACAGGCCCTCATGCTCATTTTGAAATAAGAATTAATGGACAACATGTAAATCCAATGGATTATATTTAA
- a CDS encoding ATP-binding cassette domain-containing protein encodes MEDYILKVEELNYNYSDGTHALKGINMNIKRGEVTAILGGNGVGKSTLFQNFNGILKPSSGRILFDNKPIDYSRKGIMKLRESIGIVFQDPDNQLFSASVYQDVSFGAVNMKLPEDEIRKRVDNALKRTGIEHLKNKPTHCLSFGQKKRVAIAGVLVMEPKVLILDEPTAGLDPIGVSEIMKLLVEMQKELGITIIIATHDIDIVPLYCDNVFVMKEGRVILQGNPKEVFAEKEVIRKVNLRLPRIGHLMEILKEKDGFVFDELDLTIGQARKTINSWKNKIFND; translated from the coding sequence ATGGAAGACTATATATTAAAAGTAGAAGAGCTTAATTATAATTATTCAGATGGAACTCATGCTCTAAAAGGTATAAATATGAATATAAAAAGAGGAGAGGTTACGGCTATATTAGGTGGAAATGGTGTTGGAAAATCAACTTTGTTTCAAAACTTTAATGGTATATTAAAGCCTTCTTCAGGAAGAATACTTTTTGACAATAAACCTATAGATTATTCAAGAAAAGGAATAATGAAACTTAGAGAATCTATAGGGATTGTTTTTCAGGATCCTGATAATCAACTTTTCTCAGCAAGTGTTTACCAAGATGTTTCCTTTGGTGCTGTTAATATGAAACTACCAGAAGATGAAATAAGAAAAAGAGTAGATAATGCATTAAAAAGAACTGGTATAGAACACTTGAAAAATAAGCCAACTCATTGTTTAAGCTTTGGTCAAAAGAAAAGGGTAGCCATTGCAGGGGTACTAGTTATGGAGCCAAAGGTTTTAATACTAGATGAACCAACGGCAGGTTTAGATCCAATAGGCGTTTCAGAGATAATGAAGCTATTAGTAGAAATGCAAAAGGAGCTTGGCATAACAATAATAATAGCAACTCACGATATAGATATTGTTCCTTTATATTGTGATAATGTTTTTGTTATGAAAGAAGGAAGAGTAATATTACAAGGAAATCCTAAAGAGGTATTCGCTGAAAAAGAAGTTATAAGAAAAGTTAACTTAAGATTACCTAGAATCGGACATCTTATGGAGATTTTAAAAGAGAAGGATGGATTTGTATTTGATGAGTTAGATTTAACTATTGGACAGGCTAGAAAGACAATAAATTCTTGGAAAAACAAAATTTTTAATGATTAA
- a CDS encoding energy-coupling factor ABC transporter permease yields the protein MSKKNQVFIGFLLMFLLIPRSVSAMHIMEGFLQPKWCIAWGVITIPFIVLGLFSIKNKVGNNPRLKILLAMAGAYAFVLSALKLPSVTGSCSHPTGVGLAAILFGPTAASVLGLIVLLFQALLLAHGGLTTLGANTFSMAVVGPLVSYGLYKLVKKLNGPTWLGVFLASALGDLATYMVTSVQLGLAFPAEVGGVMASVMKFMGIFAVTQVPLAISEGILTVIIFNTIENYAKEDLMELNIFSKGVK from the coding sequence ATGTCAAAAAAGAATCAAGTATTTATAGGATTTTTATTAATGTTCTTATTAATACCAAGAAGTGTTTCAGCTATGCATATCATGGAAGGATTTTTACAACCTAAATGGTGTATAGCATGGGGAGTTATAACTATACCATTTATAGTATTAGGATTATTCTCTATTAAAAACAAGGTTGGAAATAATCCAAGACTAAAGATTTTGTTAGCTATGGCAGGAGCTTATGCTTTTGTTCTTTCAGCATTAAAGCTTCCATCAGTTACAGGTAGTTGCTCACATCCTACAGGGGTTGGTCTTGCGGCAATATTATTTGGACCTACAGCAGCATCAGTTTTAGGACTTATCGTACTTTTATTCCAAGCATTACTTTTAGCTCATGGTGGTCTTACTACTCTTGGAGCTAATACTTTTTCAATGGCTGTAGTTGGGCCTTTAGTATCATACGGACTTTATAAATTAGTAAAAAAACTTAATGGACCAACATGGTTAGGTGTATTTTTAGCATCTGCTCTTGGAGATTTAGCAACTTACATGGTTACTTCAGTTCAATTAGGACTAGCCTTCCCAGCAGAGGTTGGAGGAGTTATGGCATCAGTTATGAAATTCATGGGTATATTTGCTGTTACTCAAGTTCCTCTAGCTATAAGTGAAGGAATATTAACAGTCATAATCTTTAATACAATAGAAAATTATGCAAAAGAAGATTTAATGGAACTTAACATTTTTTCAAAGGGGGTAAAATAA
- a CDS encoding MurR/RpiR family transcriptional regulator: protein MGILEQLENPKFKATKSEKTLIEYIKSDLDNIIYKSISIIAKESGVGEATITRFTKKLGFNGFQDFKVTLAKEISNKKNTSIINLHVHRDESVTETANKMLKSSINILEQTVKQIDLDLMCKCRDLIMNAKRVYFIGIGYSGIAATDINYKFMRIGFTTVPVTDSHTMVIMSSITNDDDVIVAISNSGTTKEVIKTVKQAKENGTKIITLTEDSDNPLRKLSDYELTYTSAETIFETGSISSKIPQIFLLDLLYTEVIKEMFSEAVEKKIKTTSAILND from the coding sequence ATGGGAATATTAGAACAATTAGAAAATCCAAAATTTAAAGCAACTAAGTCAGAAAAGACATTAATTGAATATATAAAGTCAGATTTAGACAATATTATATACAAATCAATATCTATAATAGCTAAGGAATCAGGAGTAGGAGAAGCTACCATAACAAGGTTTACTAAGAAGTTGGGGTTTAATGGATTCCAAGACTTTAAAGTTACTTTAGCAAAAGAGATTTCAAACAAAAAAAATACAAGTATTATAAACTTGCATGTTCATAGGGATGAGAGTGTAACAGAAACTGCAAATAAGATGTTAAAATCATCTATTAATATATTAGAGCAAACAGTTAAGCAGATTGATTTAGATTTAATGTGCAAATGCAGAGATTTAATAATGAATGCTAAGAGAGTTTATTTCATAGGTATAGGTTATTCAGGAATAGCTGCCACAGATATAAACTATAAATTCATGAGAATTGGATTTACAACAGTACCAGTAACTGATAGCCATACGATGGTTATTATGTCATCTATAACAAATGATGATGATGTAATAGTTGCTATTTCAAACTCAGGTACTACTAAAGAAGTAATAAAAACTGTAAAACAAGCTAAAGAAAATGGTACAAAGATAATAACTTTAACAGAAGATAGTGATAATCCATTAAGAAAGTTATCTGATTATGAATTGACATATACATCAGCTGAGACAATCTTTGAGACAGGATCAATATCATCAAAAATACCACAAATATTTTTATTAGATTTATTATATACAGAGGTAATTAAAGAAATGTTTAGTGAAGCTGTTGAAAAGAAAATCAAGACTACTAGTGCAATTCTTAATGATTAA
- the nagH gene encoding hyaluronoglucosaminidase, which translates to MNKNIRKIITSTVLAAMTISVLPSNLVVFATDGITENFYEIYPKPQEISYSGGEFQISDEINIVYDDGIDTYTKKRVDEVLEASNLEATVSNEIVPGKTNFLVGINESGGVVDNYFNKNIPHDESFFDEKMDANIVSVKDGVIGVIAEDTDSAFYGVTTLKHVFNQLEEGNEIKNFRADDYAEVAHRGFIEGYYGNPWSNEDRAELMKFGGDYKLNQYVFAPKDDPYHNSKWRDLYPEEKLSEIKKLAQMGNETKNRYVYALHPFMNNPVRFDTEENYQNDLGVIKAKFTQLLENDVRQFAILADDASAPAQGASMYVKLLTDLTRWLEEQQSTYPDLKTDLMFCPSDYYGNGSSAQLKELNKAEDNVSIVMTGGRIWGEVDENFANNFMNNISTEGHPGRAPFFWINWPCSDNSKQHLIMGGNDTFLHPGVDPSKIDGIVLNPMQQAEANKSALFAIADYAWNIWDNKEEADENWNDSFKYMDHGTAEETNSSLALREISKHMINQNMDGRVRPLQESVELAPKLEAFKQKYDSGASIKEDALELIEEFTNLQKAAEYYKNNPGNERTRDQIIYWLNCWEDTMDAAIGYLKSAIAIEEGDDEAAWANYSEAQSAFEKSKTYGFHYVDHTEYAEVGVQHIVPFIKSMGQNLSVVIGSIVDPNRIIATYISNRQDAPTGNPDNIFDNNASTELVYKNPNRIDVGTYVGVKYSNPITLNNVEFLMGANSNPNDTMQKAKIQYTVDGREWIDLEEGVEYTMPGAIKVENLDLKVRGVRLIATEARENTWLGVRDINVNKKEDSNSGVEFNPSLIRSESWQVYEGNEANLLDGDDNTGVWYKTLNGDTSLAGEFIGLDLGKEIKLDGIRFVIGKNGGGSSDKWNKFKLEYSLDNESWTTIKEYDKTGAPAGKDVIEESFETPISAKYIRLTNMENINKWLTFSEFAIVSDELESAGNKENVYTNTELDLLSLAKEDVTKLIPIDDLSLNHGEYIGVKLNRIKDLSNINLEISNDTGLKLQSSMNGVEWTEITDKNTLEDGRYVRLINTSNEAVNFNLTKFEVNSNEVYKPSLVDAYVGDDGAKKAVDGDLKTRVKFLGAPSTGDTIVYDLGQEILVDNLKYVVLDTEVDHVRDGKIQLSLDGETWTDAITIGDGVENGVDDMFSTPLKNGYKHGNQSGGIVPIDSAYVEGDNLNQKARYVRILFTAPYRHRWTVINELMINNGEYIPTVNDPTYISNPIEERGFAPSNLRDGNLTTSYKPNTNNGEISEGSITYRLSEKTDVRKVTIVQSGSSISNAKVMARVGDGSENVTDQWVQLGTLSNSLNEFINRDYNNIYEIKIEWTDVAPNIYEIITLNQEFEFPVNDSLKAKYDELINLSGDEYTLSSFETLKEALNEAKSILDDSNSSQKKIDKALENLNKAEERLALRATDFEDFNKVLTLGNSLVEEEYTAESWALFSEVLEVANEANKNKADYTQDQINQIVIDLDASIKALVKETPEVDKTNLGELINQGKSLLEESVEGFNVGEYHKGAKDGLAVEINKAEEVFNKEDSTEEEINSSKESLEGAIARFNSLLIEESTGDFNGNGKIDIGDLAMVSKNIGSTTNTSLDLNKDGSIDEYEISFINHRILN; encoded by the coding sequence ATGAATAAGAACATTAGAAAGATTATTACATCTACAGTATTGGCAGCTATGACAATTAGTGTTTTACCATCAAATTTAGTTGTTTTTGCAACAGATGGTATTACAGAAAACTTTTATGAAATATATCCAAAGCCACAAGAAATAAGTTATAGTGGCGGAGAATTTCAAATAAGTGATGAAATAAATATTGTATATGATGATGGAATTGATACTTACACTAAAAAGCGGGTTGATGAAGTTTTAGAAGCTAGTAATTTAGAAGCCACTGTCTCAAATGAAATAGTGCCAGGAAAGACAAATTTTTTAGTAGGTATTAATGAATCAGGAGGAGTTGTTGATAATTATTTCAATAAAAATATTCCTCATGATGAGAGTTTTTTTGATGAAAAAATGGATGCCAATATAGTAAGTGTTAAGGATGGAGTAATTGGAGTAATTGCGGAGGATACAGATAGTGCTTTCTATGGAGTTACTACTTTAAAACATGTATTTAATCAGTTAGAAGAGGGAAATGAAATTAAGAATTTCAGAGCTGATGACTATGCAGAAGTTGCTCATAGGGGATTTATAGAAGGATATTATGGGAATCCTTGGTCTAATGAAGATAGGGCAGAACTTATGAAATTTGGTGGGGATTACAAACTAAATCAATATGTATTCGCACCTAAAGATGATCCTTATCATAATAGCAAGTGGAGAGATTTATATCCAGAAGAAAAATTATCTGAAATTAAGAAGTTAGCTCAGATGGGGAATGAGACTAAAAATAGATATGTATATGCCTTACATCCATTTATGAATAATCCAGTTAGGTTTGATACTGAAGAAAATTATCAAAATGATTTAGGAGTAATAAAGGCAAAGTTTACTCAACTTTTAGAGAATGATGTTAGACAGTTTGCTATTTTAGCTGATGATGCTTCAGCACCGGCTCAAGGTGCTAGTATGTATGTTAAGCTTCTTACAGATTTAACAAGATGGTTAGAAGAACAACAATCAACTTATCCAGATTTAAAAACCGATTTAATGTTCTGTCCATCAGATTACTATGGAAATGGAAGTTCTGCACAATTAAAAGAGTTAAATAAAGCTGAAGATAATGTAAGTATAGTTATGACTGGAGGTAGAATTTGGGGAGAAGTAGATGAAAATTTTGCAAATAATTTCATGAATAATATTTCTACTGAGGGTCACCCAGGAAGAGCTCCATTCTTCTGGATTAACTGGCCTTGTTCAGATAACTCTAAACAACATTTAATAATGGGAGGAAATGATACATTCTTACATCCAGGAGTTGATCCAAGTAAGATAGATGGTATAGTTTTAAACCCAATGCAACAAGCAGAAGCTAATAAGTCAGCTTTATTCGCTATAGCAGATTATGCTTGGAATATATGGGACAATAAAGAAGAAGCCGATGAAAACTGGAATGATTCATTTAAGTATATGGATCATGGAACTGCTGAGGAAACAAATTCTTCACTTGCTTTAAGAGAAATAAGCAAGCATATGATAAATCAAAATATGGACGGAAGGGTTAGACCTCTACAAGAGTCTGTTGAATTAGCACCAAAATTAGAGGCCTTTAAGCAAAAGTACGATAGTGGGGCAAGTATTAAAGAAGATGCTTTAGAATTAATAGAAGAATTTACAAACCTTCAAAAGGCTGCGGAGTATTATAAAAATAATCCAGGAAATGAGAGAACAAGAGATCAAATAATTTATTGGTTAAATTGCTGGGAAGATACTATGGATGCTGCTATTGGATATTTAAAATCAGCAATTGCAATAGAAGAAGGAGACGATGAAGCTGCTTGGGCTAATTATTCAGAAGCACAAAGTGCCTTTGAAAAATCAAAAACTTATGGTTTCCATTATGTAGACCATACTGAGTATGCAGAGGTTGGAGTTCAACATATCGTTCCATTTATAAAGAGTATGGGTCAAAACTTATCAGTTGTTATAGGCTCTATTGTTGATCCAAATAGAATAATAGCAACTTATATAAGTAATAGACAAGATGCCCCAACAGGAAATCCTGACAATATTTTTGATAATAATGCTAGTACTGAATTAGTTTATAAAAATCCAAATAGAATAGATGTTGGAACTTATGTAGGAGTTAAATATAGTAATCCTATAACTTTAAATAATGTTGAATTCTTAATGGGAGCAAATTCAAATCCTAACGATACAATGCAAAAGGCTAAGATTCAATATACAGTTGACGGAAGAGAATGGATTGATTTAGAAGAGGGTGTTGAATATACAATGCCTGGAGCTATAAAAGTAGAAAATTTAGATTTAAAGGTTAGAGGAGTTCGTTTAATAGCTACAGAGGCAAGAGAGAATACTTGGCTCGGGGTTAGAGATATTAATGTAAATAAGAAAGAGGATTCAAACTCAGGTGTAGAGTTTAATCCAAGTTTAATAAGAAGTGAATCTTGGCAAGTTTATGAAGGAAATGAAGCTAATCTTTTAGATGGAGATGATAATACTGGTGTATGGTATAAAACTCTTAATGGGGATACATCTTTAGCAGGAGAATTTATAGGTTTAGATTTAGGAAAAGAAATAAAACTTGATGGAATTAGATTTGTAATAGGTAAAAATGGAGGAGGAAGCTCTGATAAATGGAATAAGTTCAAACTAGAATATTCATTAGATAATGAAAGTTGGACAACTATAAAAGAATATGATAAAACAGGTGCTCCAGCAGGAAAAGATGTTATAGAAGAATCCTTTGAAACGCCTATTTCAGCTAAATATATAAGACTTACTAATATGGAAAATATCAATAAGTGGCTTACTTTCTCAGAATTTGCAATAGTTAGTGATGAATTAGAAAGTGCGGGAAATAAAGAGAATGTATATACAAATACAGAATTAGATTTATTATCTTTAGCTAAAGAAGATGTAACTAAGTTGATACCTATAGATGACTTAAGCTTAAATCATGGAGAATATATTGGGGTTAAATTAAATCGTATTAAAGATTTAAGTAATATTAATCTTGAAATTTCAAATGACACAGGCTTAAAACTTCAAAGCTCTATGAATGGTGTTGAGTGGACTGAGATAACAGATAAAAATACATTAGAAGATGGCAGATACGTAAGGCTAATTAATACAAGTAATGAAGCTGTTAATTTTAATTTAACTAAGTTTGAAGTTAATTCAAATGAAGTTTATAAACCATCATTAGTAGATGCTTATGTTGGAGATGATGGAGCTAAAAAAGCTGTAGATGGAGATTTAAAAACAAGAGTTAAATTCTTAGGTGCACCTAGTACAGGTGATACTATAGTCTATGATTTAGGACAAGAAATTCTTGTGGATAATTTAAAATATGTTGTATTAGATACTGAAGTTGACCATGTAAGAGATGGTAAAATTCAATTATCTTTAGATGGAGAAACTTGGACAGACGCTATTACAATTGGAGATGGAGTAGAAAATGGAGTAGATGATATGTTCTCTACACCATTAAAAAATGGATATAAACATGGAAACCAATCAGGTGGAATAGTTCCAATAGATAGTGCTTATGTTGAAGGAGATAATTTAAATCAAAAGGCTAGATATGTAAGAATACTATTTACTGCACCATATAGACATCGTTGGACAGTTATAAATGAACTTATGATAAACAATGGAGAATATATCCCTACAGTTAATGATCCAACTTATATTTCAAATCCAATTGAGGAAAGAGGCTTTGCTCCAAGTAATTTAAGAGATGGAAATTTAACAACTTCATATAAGCCTAATACTAATAATGGTGAGATTTCTGAAGGAAGTATAACTTATCGTTTATCAGAAAAAACAGATGTTAGAAAGGTTACAATAGTTCAAAGTGGAAGTTCAATTTCAAATGCTAAGGTTATGGCTAGAGTTGGTGATGGCAGTGAAAATGTAACTGATCAATGGGTTCAATTAGGAACATTAAGCAATAGTTTAAATGAATTTATTAATCGTGATTACAATAATATATATGAGATAAAAATTGAATGGACAGATGTTGCACCAAATATTTATGAAATAATAACTTTAAACCAAGAGTTTGAATTCCCAGTAAATGATTCTTTAAAGGCAAAATATGATGAGCTTATAAATTTAAGTGGAGATGAATACACTTTAAGTAGCTTTGAAACTTTAAAAGAAGCATTAAATGAAGCTAAGAGTATTTTAGATGATTCTAATTCATCTCAAAAGAAAATAGATAAGGCTTTAGAAAATCTAAATAAGGCAGAAGAAAGATTAGCTTTAAGGGCAACTGACTTTGAAGATTTCAATAAAGTTTTAACTTTAGGAAACTCTTTAGTTGAAGAAGAATATACAGCTGAGTCATGGGCTTTATTTAGTGAAGTGTTAGAAGTTGCTAATGAAGCTAACAAAAATAAAGCTGATTACACTCAAGATCAAATAAATCAAATAGTAATTGATTTAGATGCTTCAATAAAAGCTTTAGTAAAGGAAACACCAGAGGTTGATAAAACAAATTTAGGTGAATTAATAAATCAAGGTAAATCTTTACTAGAGGAATCTGTAGAAGGATTTAATGTTGGTGAATACCATAAAGGCGCTAAGGATGGATTAGCAGTTGAAATTAATAAGGCTGAAGAAGTATTTAACAAGGAAGATTCTACTGAAGAAGAAATAAATTCATCTAAGGAATCTTTAGAGGGTGCAATAGCAAGATTTAACTCTTTATTAATAGAAGAAAGTACAGGAGACTTTAATGGCAATGGAAAGATTGATATAGGAGACTTAGCAATGGTATCTAAAAACATTGGAAGTACTACTAACACTTCTCTTGATTTAAATAAAGATGGCTCTATTGATGAATATGAGATAAGCTTTATAAATCATAGAATACTAAATTAA